One genomic region from Jiangella sp. DSM 45060 encodes:
- a CDS encoding LuxR family transcriptional regulator, translating to MARRGPAFELRGRRDECDILARLLATARSGHSAVLVLRGEAGIGKSALLDHLVRQAAGCRGARAVGSESEQELAFAGLHQLCLPFLDRLDRLPAPQRDALVTAFGLRAGRPPERFLVGLAVLSLLADAAAERPLVCVVDDAQWLDQVSLQVLAFVARRLAAEAVAMVFATRDSHARQELAGLPELTVGGLSDIDARALLDSAVPGGLDERVRDQIVAESRGNPLALLELPRGSTAAELAGGFWRPDARPLAGRIEHSFLQRVRALPSTTQRLVLVAAAEPVGDVSLLLRAAALLDLGADAAGAAEDAGLIEIGARVRFRHPLVRTAAYRSADPGDRQEAHRALAEATDPDADPDRRAWHRAQAAAGPDETVAEELERSAGRAQSRGGVAAAAAFLERATELTPDPLRRGLRAIAAAEAKLRAGAPDRAHELLSTARWAPLDDLHRARLARLSAQVTSVRRPSSDAVPQLLDAARQLEPFDRAAARETYLEALGAAFFAGRLGPGLRAAAAAASAAPPGPRPPRPTDLLLDGVTLRLTEGYAAGVSPLTSALQAFRGDGGDVDDAVMSWLWLACPVAPEPIAPDLWDDDVWHDLAARAVQLARATGALNVLPVALSYRAAVHLHAGEFAAAATLIDESETIAAATGNAPLRYVPLMLAAWRGNEATARSSIDAAVREATARGEGRALGLAGYASAVLDNGLGHYAAALTAARTACEYEDLGFYGWTLVELVEAAVRSDRHDEARAALEQLDERAGSSGTNWALGVRARSKALLSDGKRAEDLYRAAIERLGGSHATVERARAHLLYGEWLRRENRRTNAREQLRTAHDAFARIGAGAFAERARRELHATGETVQRRSTGTHHSLTTQEAQIARLAGDGLTNPEIGAQLFISRHTVEWHLRKVFAKLDISSRRQLRTALTTTARAGVPG from the coding sequence ATGGCCAGGAGGGGTCCGGCATTCGAATTGCGCGGCAGGCGCGACGAGTGCGACATCCTGGCACGGCTGCTGGCCACGGCCCGATCGGGACACAGCGCCGTCCTGGTGCTGCGCGGCGAGGCCGGCATCGGCAAGTCCGCGCTCCTCGACCACCTGGTTCGGCAGGCCGCCGGTTGCCGCGGCGCGCGGGCCGTGGGCAGCGAGTCGGAGCAGGAGCTCGCCTTCGCCGGGCTGCACCAGCTGTGCCTGCCGTTCCTCGACCGTCTCGACCGGCTCCCGGCGCCGCAGCGAGACGCTCTGGTCACGGCGTTCGGCCTGCGGGCGGGGCGCCCGCCGGAGCGGTTCCTCGTCGGGCTCGCGGTGCTCAGCCTGCTGGCCGACGCCGCGGCCGAGCGCCCGCTCGTCTGCGTCGTCGACGACGCGCAGTGGCTCGACCAGGTCTCCCTCCAGGTCCTGGCGTTCGTCGCGCGCCGGCTGGCCGCCGAAGCGGTCGCGATGGTGTTCGCGACCCGCGACTCCCATGCGCGCCAGGAGCTCGCCGGCCTGCCGGAGCTCACCGTCGGCGGCCTCAGCGACATCGACGCCCGCGCGCTGCTGGACTCCGCCGTCCCGGGCGGTCTGGACGAGCGCGTGCGCGACCAGATCGTCGCCGAGAGCCGCGGCAACCCGCTCGCACTGCTAGAGCTGCCGCGCGGCTCGACGGCGGCCGAGCTGGCCGGCGGGTTCTGGCGTCCGGACGCACGCCCGCTGGCGGGCCGCATCGAGCACAGCTTCCTCCAGCGGGTCCGGGCGCTGCCGTCGACGACGCAGCGGCTCGTCCTCGTCGCCGCGGCGGAACCCGTCGGCGACGTGTCCCTGCTGCTGCGCGCGGCCGCATTGCTGGACCTCGGCGCGGACGCGGCCGGCGCCGCCGAGGACGCGGGGCTGATCGAGATCGGCGCGCGGGTTCGCTTCCGGCATCCGCTGGTCCGTACGGCGGCCTACCGCAGCGCCGACCCCGGCGACCGCCAGGAGGCACACCGAGCCCTGGCCGAGGCGACCGACCCTGACGCGGACCCCGATCGTCGTGCCTGGCATCGCGCGCAAGCCGCGGCCGGACCCGACGAGACGGTGGCCGAGGAGCTGGAACGCTCCGCCGGCCGCGCACAGAGCCGTGGCGGGGTCGCGGCCGCCGCGGCGTTCCTCGAACGGGCGACGGAGCTCACCCCGGACCCGCTCCGGCGTGGGCTGCGGGCTATCGCGGCGGCCGAGGCCAAGCTGCGGGCCGGCGCGCCCGACCGCGCACACGAGCTGCTCTCCACGGCACGGTGGGCTCCCCTCGACGACCTGCACCGCGCCCGGCTGGCCCGGTTGAGCGCCCAGGTCACGTCCGTCCGGCGACCCAGCAGCGACGCGGTCCCGCAACTCCTCGACGCGGCCCGTCAGCTGGAGCCGTTCGACCGGGCCGCGGCGCGTGAGACCTATCTCGAAGCCCTCGGCGCCGCGTTCTTCGCGGGACGCCTCGGCCCGGGCCTTCGCGCCGCGGCCGCGGCGGCCAGCGCGGCGCCGCCCGGACCGCGTCCGCCGCGACCCACCGATCTGCTGCTGGACGGCGTCACCCTGCGGCTCACCGAGGGCTACGCGGCTGGTGTGTCACCGCTCACCAGCGCCCTTCAGGCGTTCCGCGGCGACGGCGGCGACGTCGACGACGCGGTCATGAGCTGGCTGTGGCTCGCCTGCCCGGTGGCGCCGGAGCCCATTGCCCCCGACCTGTGGGACGACGACGTCTGGCACGATCTCGCCGCACGCGCCGTCCAGCTGGCCCGCGCCACCGGAGCCCTCAACGTCCTCCCGGTCGCGCTCAGCTACCGCGCCGCCGTCCACCTGCATGCCGGAGAGTTCGCCGCGGCGGCGACCCTGATCGACGAATCCGAGACGATCGCCGCCGCGACCGGCAACGCGCCACTGCGCTACGTCCCGCTCATGCTGGCCGCCTGGCGCGGGAACGAGGCCACGGCGCGGTCCTCGATCGACGCCGCGGTCAGGGAGGCGACGGCCAGGGGCGAGGGACGTGCCCTCGGTCTCGCCGGTTACGCGAGCGCCGTCCTCGACAACGGACTCGGCCATTACGCCGCCGCGCTCACCGCCGCCCGGACCGCCTGCGAGTACGAGGACCTGGGGTTCTACGGATGGACACTGGTCGAGCTGGTGGAGGCGGCGGTCCGCAGCGACCGCCACGACGAGGCTCGGGCGGCCCTGGAACAGCTCGACGAGCGCGCCGGTTCCAGCGGCACCAACTGGGCGCTGGGCGTCCGGGCCCGGTCGAAGGCGCTGCTGAGCGACGGCAAGCGCGCCGAAGACCTCTACCGTGCCGCGATCGAGCGGCTCGGCGGCAGCCACGCGACCGTCGAGCGCGCCCGCGCTCACCTCCTGTACGGCGAGTGGCTGCGCCGCGAGAACCGCCGCACGAACGCCCGCGAGCAGCTGCGCACCGCCCACGACGCCTTCGCCCGCATCGGCGCCGGCGCGTTCGCCGAACGCGCCCGTCGTGAGCTCCACGCCACGGGTGAGACGGTGCAGCGCCGCTCCACCGGCACGCACCACTCCCTGACCACGCAGGAAGCGCAGATCGCCCGGCTCGCCGGCGACGGGTTGACGAACCCCGAGATCGGCGCGCAGCTGTTCATCAGCCGCCACACCGTCGAGTGGCATCTGCGCAAGGTGTTCGCCAAGCTCGACATCAGTTCCCGCCGCCAGCTGCGCACCGCGCTGACGACGACCGCGCGGGCCGGCGTGCCGGGTTAG
- a CDS encoding alpha/beta hydrolase, whose product MSTHILEPAAQAIAEATSMPPFLYELGPEGARKVLDDLQAAPIAMPDVDEHWITVPAPVGEVRVRIVRRRGISAPLPVILYVHGGGWVLGNAGTHDRLVRELAVGVNAAVAFVEYDRSPEARYPVAIEQAYATARWIVQHGREHGLDAARLAVAGDSVGGNMAAALTILAKRRADVTFVHQSLYYPVTDAGQDTDSYREFADGPFLTAKGMAWFWDAYLPDETKRGESTVSPLRAGLDELAGLPEAFVVVDENDVLRDEGEAYARRLIEAGVRTTTVRYNGILHDFMMLNPVRETAAATAAIEQAVHVLRKAFEVSPPAGPGHRAADAGW is encoded by the coding sequence ATGAGCACACACATCCTGGAGCCGGCGGCGCAGGCCATCGCGGAGGCGACGTCGATGCCGCCGTTCCTGTACGAGCTCGGCCCGGAGGGCGCCCGCAAGGTGCTGGACGACCTGCAGGCCGCGCCGATCGCCATGCCGGACGTCGACGAGCACTGGATCACCGTGCCCGCACCGGTCGGTGAGGTGCGGGTGCGGATCGTGCGGCGCCGGGGGATCTCCGCGCCGCTGCCGGTGATCCTGTACGTCCACGGCGGCGGCTGGGTCCTTGGCAACGCGGGGACCCACGATCGTCTGGTCCGTGAGCTGGCCGTCGGCGTGAACGCCGCGGTCGCGTTCGTCGAATACGACCGCTCGCCGGAGGCCCGCTACCCGGTGGCGATCGAGCAGGCCTACGCGACGGCCCGGTGGATCGTCCAGCACGGGCGCGAGCACGGTCTGGACGCGGCCCGGCTCGCCGTGGCGGGCGACTCGGTCGGCGGCAACATGGCCGCCGCGCTGACGATCCTGGCCAAGCGGCGTGCGGACGTGACGTTCGTGCACCAGTCGTTGTACTACCCGGTCACCGACGCCGGGCAGGACACCGACTCCTACCGTGAGTTCGCGGACGGGCCGTTCCTGACGGCCAAGGGCATGGCCTGGTTCTGGGACGCCTACCTGCCGGACGAGACCAAGCGCGGCGAGAGCACGGTGTCGCCGCTGCGGGCCGGTCTGGACGAGCTCGCCGGTCTGCCCGAGGCGTTCGTCGTCGTCGACGAGAACGACGTGCTGCGTGACGAGGGGGAGGCCTACGCGCGCAGACTGATCGAAGCCGGCGTGCGCACGACCACCGTCCGCTACAACGGCATCCTGCACGACTTCATGATGCTCAATCCCGTTCGCGAGACCGCCGCCGCGACCGCCGCGATCGAGCAGGCCGTCCACGTGCTCCGCAAGGCGTTCGAGGTCAGCCCGCCGGCCGGCCCAGGGCATCGCGCAGCTGACGCCGGCTGGTGA
- a CDS encoding AAA family ATPase, whose product MEPGSRPPRRLRGRDQECRELLALMNAARAGHSGVLMVRGEAGIGKTALLDYLVDAASEYRVLRAAGVESEIELAHAGLHQLCRPLLDRFDGLDRLPPPQAEALGTAFGLRSGRPPDRFLIGLAVLTLLSEHADDQPLICVIDDAQWLDRASAEVLTFVARRLAAEPIAMVFAARTTGDEQAWAGLPRLTVHGLRKPDAAAVLESVVTSPLDQRVRDRILAETRGNPLALLELPRWMSSAELTFGPGQPAAGTVTSRIEEGFRRRLDTLPDDTRTLLLIAATEPLGDVGLLRSAAERLGLGLDAATAAEAAGLIDVWDTVRFRHPLVRSAVYRSAASPERRAAHRVLADVTDHDRDPDRRAWHRAHAASGPDEDVAADLEASADRALAHGGLAAGAALLERAAKLTPDQSARAERELKAAQTMLHAGTFDDALRLLTLLDHRPLTQLQRARAEVLQSHIAFASNRGHEAMALLLAAARRLEPLDLELALDTYVTALQAALFAGRRAGEPEALEVVRAARAAPVPLQLRRSDLLLQCMAVLQEDGIAAAAPLMKRVVEAFRADDLPVEDGLQFLALAGSVASDLWDLPGWTALTSRQLELARETGAVHALQFTLSSVIYARLFGGDLVSATAFLDEAAALAEVAGAPPHPYGAIGLAAYRGDRQRAEPLIAAAKSDAVARGEGLVHSLASWASAVICNGNGDYPAALAHCLESLDAVEDDGSRSLLPVATQPGGWMLPELVEAAVRCDEPETAAAGARMLTEVADACGTDWALGVAARSNAQLHGGGQADDLYHQSIDRLGRSGARVELARAQLLYGEWLRRSGRRNDARAYLRPAYTSLTAMGVQAFAERARRELAATGETVRRSTPDTRQELTTQELHIARLAADGRTNPEIGAALYLSRHTVEWHLRKVFAKLDLTSRRQLRDALGRPAG is encoded by the coding sequence GTGGAACCAGGGTCGCGCCCTCCCCGACGGCTTCGAGGGCGCGACCAGGAGTGCCGGGAACTCCTCGCCCTGATGAATGCGGCCCGTGCGGGCCACAGCGGCGTGCTCATGGTGCGGGGTGAGGCCGGCATCGGCAAGACCGCCCTGCTCGACTACCTCGTCGACGCGGCGTCGGAGTACCGCGTCCTCCGAGCCGCCGGCGTCGAGTCGGAGATCGAGCTCGCGCACGCCGGTCTCCATCAGCTGTGCCGCCCGCTCCTCGACCGGTTCGACGGGCTGGACCGGCTGCCGCCGCCGCAGGCGGAGGCGCTCGGCACGGCCTTCGGGCTACGGTCCGGCAGGCCGCCGGATCGCTTCCTCATCGGCCTCGCGGTCCTCACCCTGCTCTCGGAGCATGCGGACGACCAGCCCTTGATCTGCGTCATCGACGACGCGCAGTGGCTGGACCGAGCATCGGCCGAGGTCCTCACGTTCGTCGCCCGCAGGCTGGCCGCGGAGCCGATCGCCATGGTGTTCGCGGCCCGCACGACGGGTGACGAGCAGGCCTGGGCGGGTCTGCCGCGGCTGACGGTGCACGGACTGCGCAAGCCCGACGCCGCGGCTGTGCTGGAGTCCGTGGTCACCTCCCCGCTGGACCAGCGCGTGCGCGACCGGATCCTGGCCGAGACGCGCGGCAACCCGCTGGCGCTGCTGGAGCTGCCGCGATGGATGTCGTCGGCCGAGCTGACGTTCGGCCCGGGACAGCCGGCCGCCGGGACCGTGACCAGCCGCATCGAGGAGGGCTTCCGCCGCCGGCTCGACACCCTGCCGGACGACACCCGCACGCTGTTGCTGATCGCGGCGACCGAGCCGCTGGGCGACGTCGGCCTGCTTCGGAGTGCGGCCGAGCGCCTCGGCCTCGGCCTGGACGCCGCCACCGCGGCCGAGGCGGCCGGACTGATCGACGTCTGGGACACCGTGCGGTTCCGGCATCCACTCGTCCGCTCCGCGGTCTACCGCTCTGCGGCGTCACCCGAGCGGCGGGCAGCGCATCGCGTGCTCGCCGACGTCACCGATCACGACCGTGACCCGGACCGGCGGGCCTGGCACCGCGCGCACGCCGCCTCCGGCCCGGACGAGGACGTGGCCGCGGACCTGGAGGCATCCGCCGACCGTGCGCTGGCCCACGGCGGGCTGGCCGCCGGCGCCGCACTCCTCGAACGCGCCGCCAAACTCACCCCCGACCAGTCCGCCCGAGCCGAACGCGAACTCAAAGCCGCACAGACCATGCTCCACGCCGGCACCTTCGACGACGCCCTGCGCCTCCTCACGCTGCTCGACCATCGGCCCCTGACCCAGCTGCAGCGCGCACGCGCCGAAGTACTCCAATCTCACATCGCCTTCGCCTCCAACCGCGGCCACGAAGCCATGGCTCTGCTCCTGGCCGCCGCCCGCCGACTCGAACCCCTCGACCTCGAACTCGCCCTCGACACCTACGTGACCGCGCTCCAGGCAGCGCTGTTCGCCGGCCGCCGGGCGGGCGAACCCGAAGCACTCGAGGTCGTCCGCGCCGCCCGCGCCGCACCCGTCCCGCTCCAGCTACGCCGCAGCGACCTGCTCCTGCAGTGCATGGCGGTGCTCCAGGAGGACGGAATCGCCGCGGCCGCGCCGCTGATGAAGCGGGTGGTCGAGGCGTTCCGCGCCGACGATCTCCCGGTCGAGGACGGACTGCAGTTCCTCGCGCTCGCCGGTTCGGTCGCGAGTGACCTCTGGGACCTGCCGGGCTGGACGGCACTGACCAGCCGGCAGCTCGAGCTCGCCCGCGAGACCGGTGCGGTCCATGCGCTCCAGTTCACGCTGAGCAGCGTCATCTACGCGCGCCTGTTCGGCGGTGACCTGGTCTCCGCCACCGCGTTTCTCGACGAGGCCGCCGCGCTGGCCGAGGTCGCCGGCGCGCCGCCGCATCCATACGGGGCCATCGGCCTGGCCGCTTACCGCGGCGACCGGCAGCGCGCCGAGCCGCTGATCGCGGCAGCGAAGTCCGACGCCGTCGCCCGCGGCGAAGGGCTCGTCCATTCTCTGGCGTCCTGGGCGAGCGCGGTGATCTGTAACGGCAACGGCGACTACCCGGCCGCGCTCGCGCACTGCCTGGAGTCCCTCGATGCCGTCGAGGACGACGGGAGCAGGTCGCTGCTCCCCGTCGCGACACAGCCGGGCGGCTGGATGCTGCCCGAGCTCGTCGAGGCGGCCGTGCGGTGCGACGAGCCTGAGACGGCGGCCGCCGGGGCACGGATGCTGACGGAGGTGGCCGACGCCTGCGGGACCGACTGGGCGCTGGGCGTGGCGGCCCGGTCTAACGCGCAGCTCCACGGCGGCGGCCAGGCCGACGACCTCTACCACCAGTCCATCGACCGGCTCGGCCGCTCCGGGGCGCGCGTCGAGCTGGCGCGAGCGCAGCTGCTCTATGGCGAGTGGTTGCGGCGGTCGGGACGCCGCAACGACGCACGGGCATACCTGCGGCCCGCGTACACCTCCTTGACGGCCATGGGTGTCCAGGCATTCGCCGAACGCGCCCGCCGCGAGCTGGCCGCCACCGGCGAGACGGTGCGCAGGAGCACACCCGACACGCGCCAAGAGCTCACGACCCAGGAGCTGCACATCGCCCGTCTGGCGGCCGATGGCCGCACCAACCCCGAGATCGGCGCCGCGCTCTACCTCAGCCGCCACACCGTGGAATGGCATCTGAGGAAGGTGTTCGCGAAGCTGGATCTCACCAGCCGGCGTCAGCTGCGCGATGCCCTGGGCCGGCCGGCGGGCTGA